From Pseudomonas alcaligenes, a single genomic window includes:
- a CDS encoding SDR family oxidoreductase produces MNTHNKHGKALVTGASSGIGATYAERLARRGYDLLLVARDEARLQAMAEWLAGEYGVGVEVLKADLTRKADIQTVAQRLRSDGAIRLLVNNAGVAMNGTLAEADGERVDALLQLNIAAVTHLAAAAATAFTAAGRGAIINIASVVALAPEMFNAVYSASKAYVLSLSQTLHGEIGKQGVQVQAVLPGVTRTEIWERSGIDEAALPAEMIMEVGEMVDAALAGFDQGELVTIPSLPDAADWQALVSARAKLGPNLSRNSAAARYK; encoded by the coding sequence ATGAATACGCACAACAAGCACGGCAAGGCCTTGGTCACCGGCGCTTCGTCCGGGATTGGCGCCACTTACGCCGAACGCCTGGCCCGACGTGGCTACGATCTGCTGCTGGTGGCCCGCGATGAAGCGCGCCTGCAGGCCATGGCCGAGTGGCTGGCCGGCGAGTACGGGGTCGGGGTCGAGGTGCTCAAGGCCGACCTGACCCGCAAGGCCGATATTCAAACGGTGGCACAGCGCCTGCGCAGCGACGGCGCCATCCGCCTGCTGGTGAACAATGCCGGCGTGGCCATGAACGGTACCCTGGCCGAGGCCGATGGCGAGCGGGTTGATGCCTTGCTGCAGCTCAATATCGCCGCGGTCACCCATCTGGCCGCAGCGGCTGCAACAGCCTTCACGGCAGCCGGGCGTGGCGCCATCATCAACATCGCTTCGGTGGTGGCCCTGGCGCCGGAGATGTTCAATGCCGTCTACAGCGCCTCCAAGGCCTATGTGCTGAGCCTGAGCCAGACCCTGCATGGCGAGATCGGCAAGCAGGGCGTGCAGGTGCAGGCGGTGCTGCCAGGCGTAACCCGTACCGAGATCTGGGAGCGCAGCGGCATCGACGAGGCGGCCTTGCCGGCCGAGATGATCATGGAAGTAGGCGAGATGGTTGATGCGGCGCTGGCTGGTTTCGACCAGGGCGAGCTGGTGACCATCCCGTCGCTGCCCGATGCCGCCGACTGGCAGGCCCTGGTCAGCGCTCGCGCCAAGCTGGGGCCGAATCTTTCGCGCAATAGCGCCGCGGCACGTTACAAGTAG
- a CDS encoding thiolase family protein has translation MTSIVIAGYARSPFHFAKKGGLINLRPDDLAAQVLKGLVNKLDLDPSQLEDVIMGCAYPEAEQGMNIARIASFRAGFPETLGGATVNRFCGSSMTSVHFAAGQIMLGAGEAFLCAGVESMTRVPMGGFNISPNPTLMQNFPQVYMAMGHTAEEVAKRFAISREEQEAMAVESHAKAARARELGYFKDEILAVETPDGVVVEDGCIRPGTNLEALAGLKPAFGGSVTAATSSPLTDGSAAVLVCTEEFARSRGLGILARIKAVAVGGCAPEIMGMGPVVATRKVLERAGLSIADIDLVEINEAFASQSIACVRELGLDMARVNLDGGALALGHPLGATGARITGKAAALLKRTGGRYAVATQCIAGGQGVATLLEAVSN, from the coding sequence ATGACCTCCATCGTTATCGCCGGCTATGCCCGTTCGCCGTTCCACTTCGCCAAGAAAGGCGGCCTGATCAATCTGCGTCCCGACGACCTGGCCGCCCAAGTATTGAAAGGCCTGGTCAACAAGCTCGATCTCGATCCCAGCCAGCTGGAGGACGTGATCATGGGCTGCGCCTACCCCGAGGCCGAACAGGGCATGAATATCGCCCGCATCGCCAGCTTCCGCGCCGGCTTCCCCGAGACCCTGGGCGGCGCTACGGTCAACCGCTTCTGCGGCTCGTCCATGACCTCGGTGCACTTCGCCGCCGGACAGATCATGCTCGGCGCCGGCGAGGCCTTCCTCTGCGCCGGCGTCGAATCCATGACCCGCGTGCCCATGGGCGGCTTCAACATCTCGCCCAACCCGACGCTGATGCAGAACTTCCCACAGGTGTACATGGCCATGGGACACACTGCCGAGGAAGTGGCCAAGCGCTTTGCTATCAGCCGCGAAGAACAGGAAGCCATGGCCGTCGAATCCCATGCCAAGGCCGCGCGCGCCCGTGAGCTCGGCTACTTCAAGGACGAGATCCTCGCCGTGGAGACTCCGGACGGCGTGGTCGTCGAAGACGGCTGCATCCGCCCCGGCACCAACCTCGAAGCCCTGGCCGGCCTCAAGCCGGCTTTCGGCGGCAGCGTCACTGCCGCGACTTCCTCGCCGCTGACCGACGGCAGCGCCGCCGTACTGGTGTGCACCGAGGAGTTTGCCCGCAGCCGTGGCCTGGGGATCCTCGCCCGCATCAAGGCCGTCGCCGTTGGCGGTTGCGCGCCGGAGATCATGGGCATGGGCCCGGTGGTCGCGACCCGCAAAGTGCTGGAGCGTGCCGGCCTGAGCATCGCCGACATCGACCTGGTGGAAATCAACGAAGCCTTCGCCAGCCAGTCCATCGCCTGCGTGCGCGAATTGGGCCTGGACATGGCCCGGGTCAACCTGGATGGCGGCGCCCTCGCCCTCGGCCATCCGCTGGGCGCCACCGGCGCGCGCATTACCGGCAAAGCCGCCGCGCTGCTCAAACGCACTGGCGGCCGCTACGCCGTCGCCACCCAGTGCATTGCCGGCGGCCAGGGCGTGGCCACCCTGCTCGAAGCCGTCAGCAACTGA
- a CDS encoding TetR/AcrR family transcriptional regulator, translating into MRYAEDHKAKTRQRIIEEAARLFRQDGVGATGLQPLMKALGLTHGGFYAHFKSKDELVEIALQHATEQLKGSAEESLSSATPVATFISRYLSPAHRANPGAGCPLTTMCAELGQRGQPSELTDQVIRERLSMLESHLPGDTAAEQSVLVLSAMVGALLLSRSVKDPELADRLLQGTRHLLIEQTKAAQ; encoded by the coding sequence ATGCGCTACGCCGAAGACCACAAAGCCAAGACCCGCCAACGCATCATCGAAGAAGCAGCACGCCTGTTCCGCCAGGACGGTGTCGGCGCAACCGGGCTGCAACCGCTGATGAAGGCCCTGGGCCTGACCCACGGCGGCTTCTATGCGCACTTCAAATCCAAGGACGAGCTGGTGGAAATCGCCCTGCAGCACGCCACCGAGCAGCTCAAGGGTAGCGCTGAAGAGAGCCTGAGCAGTGCCACGCCAGTTGCCACCTTTATTAGTCGCTACCTGTCGCCTGCCCACCGCGCCAACCCCGGCGCCGGCTGCCCGCTGACCACCATGTGCGCCGAACTGGGCCAGCGCGGCCAGCCCAGCGAGCTGACCGACCAGGTTATTCGCGAACGCCTGAGCATGCTGGAAAGCCACCTGCCCGGCGACACGGCCGCCGAGCAGAGCGTACTGGTGCTCTCGGCCATGGTTGGCGCCCTGCTGTTATCGCGCAGCGTGAAGGATCCCGAGTTGGCCGATCGCCTGCTGCAGGGCACCCGCCATCTGTTGATCGAGCAGACCAAAGCCGCTCAGTAA
- a CDS encoding DUF5629 family protein, which translates to MTATPSLLAELQNADMLLIDDLHAWQFDLQPQAEGEQVLLRVECMDGRTRRVWSFSAAAVAAARAGEGSWTITDATGEHQLVCLGAVVAENDDEADEAPAED; encoded by the coding sequence ATGACCGCTACACCTTCGTTGCTTGCCGAACTGCAGAACGCCGACATGCTGCTGATCGACGATCTGCATGCCTGGCAGTTCGACCTTCAGCCCCAGGCCGAGGGCGAGCAGGTGCTGCTCAGGGTCGAGTGCATGGACGGGCGCACCCGTCGGGTCTGGAGCTTCAGCGCGGCAGCGGTGGCGGCCGCCCGAGCGGGCGAGGGCAGCTGGACGATTACCGATGCGACGGGCGAGCACCAACTGGTCTGCCTGGGTGCAGTGGTGGCCGAGAACGACGACGAGGCGGACGAGGCGCCTGCCGAGGATTGA
- a CDS encoding DUF488 domain-containing protein, which produces MIQCKRVYEPLAADDGVRVLVDRLWPRGCSKDSLGLNAWLRDVAPSAELRKNFCHDPALFDEFRLLYRGELAAHPEHWQGLLEMAAKGRLTLLFAAREEQQNNARVLAEFLEEELERRGPSSSPVCYADEPG; this is translated from the coding sequence ATGATCCAGTGCAAGCGCGTATATGAGCCGCTGGCCGCCGACGATGGCGTGCGCGTGCTGGTCGACCGCCTGTGGCCGCGTGGCTGCAGCAAAGACAGCCTGGGCCTCAATGCCTGGCTGCGCGACGTAGCGCCCTCGGCCGAGTTGCGCAAGAACTTCTGCCATGACCCGGCGCTGTTCGATGAATTCCGCCTGCTCTATCGCGGCGAGCTGGCGGCGCATCCCGAACACTGGCAGGGCCTGCTGGAAATGGCCGCCAAGGGCCGCCTGACCCTGCTGTTCGCCGCCCGCGAGGAACAGCAGAACAACGCTCGGGTGCTGGCTGAATTCCTCGAGGAAGAGCTGGAGCGGCGCGGGCCGTCCAGCTCGCCGGTGTGCTACGCCGACGAACCGGGTTAG